The genomic window TATGTCCGTCTTGATGGCGAAATTGCTACGATCGGCATTAGCGCATACGCCATAGACCAATTAGGCGACATCGTATTTTTGGAATTGCCAGCAATTGGCGATGCAATCAGCAAAGGAGACTCTTTCGGAACAGTTGAGTCCGTAAAAGCAGTAGAAGACCTCAAAGCCCCCATGACTGGAACAGTTGTTGAACGCAACGAAGCAATGATTCAAGCACCAGAAGACA from Phormidium ambiguum IAM M-71 includes these protein-coding regions:
- the gcvH gene encoding glycine cleavage system protein GcvH, with product MSHEYPDDLKYLDTHEYVRLDGEIATIGISAYAIDQLGDIVFLELPAIGDAISKGDSFGTVESVKAVEDLKAPMTGTVVERNEAMIQAPEDIGEDPYGEGWLIKVRINDPDEVNDALSATEYRAQVEGA